In one window of Shewanella goraebulensis DNA:
- the mutT gene encoding 8-oxo-dGTP diphosphatase MutT, with product MKRIHVAVGIIINNEQQILLAKRHEHLHQGGKWEFPGGKVEIDETVSQALIRELKEEVDLDVESTKPFMDISHNYPDKHVLLDIHLVTNFKGAGQGLEGQIIQWVNSEELGSFDFPDANLPILDKIKQLNL from the coding sequence ATGAAAAGAATACATGTCGCTGTTGGCATTATTATAAATAATGAACAACAAATACTGTTAGCTAAGCGCCATGAACACCTTCATCAAGGTGGCAAATGGGAATTTCCTGGTGGTAAGGTGGAAATAGATGAAACGGTTTCACAAGCGCTTATAAGAGAGCTTAAAGAAGAAGTTGATTTAGACGTAGAATCTACAAAGCCCTTCATGGATATCTCTCATAATTACCCAGACAAACATGTCCTACTGGATATTCACCTTGTTACCAACTTTAAAGGTGCTGGACAGGGTTTAGAAGGACAAATAATACAATGGGTAAATAGTGAGGAGTTAGGATCATTTGATTTTCCCGATGCAAACTTACCTATACTAGATAAGATAAAACAGCTGAACCTTTAA
- the zapD gene encoding cell division protein ZapD, translating to MNNDLIYEQPLNEKTRSYLRLEYLADQLNLHLDTDYQHHCFYPLFSLAELTDRCDYRTDILKDIDKQLVILAKWHALPHVDKSQIQNIIDQLNASKAPLQTNERIGCHLKQDRFIAALKQRFGMPGACCNFDLPQLHYWLAKPWQERQLDLNSWIENFLPILKPIKLLLELTRSTAEFRTTEAQQGFFQGNSPQTLSLIRVQIDHTQDCYPTISGHKNRYAIHFVDFENQKHTDKLVKFKLATCN from the coding sequence ATGAATAACGATTTAATATATGAACAGCCGTTAAATGAAAAAACCAGAAGTTATCTGCGACTCGAATATTTGGCTGATCAATTAAATCTCCATCTTGATACCGATTATCAGCATCATTGTTTTTACCCACTTTTTTCATTAGCTGAATTAACAGACAGATGTGACTACCGAACTGATATTCTAAAGGATATTGACAAACAATTAGTCATCTTAGCTAAATGGCATGCTTTGCCCCATGTAGATAAATCGCAAATACAAAACATAATCGATCAACTCAACGCATCAAAAGCCCCATTACAAACAAATGAACGCATAGGCTGCCATCTAAAACAAGATCGTTTTATTGCCGCACTCAAACAGCGATTTGGTATGCCAGGAGCTTGTTGTAATTTTGACTTACCTCAGCTGCATTATTGGCTAGCAAAGCCATGGCAAGAAAGGCAGTTAGATCTAAATAGCTGGATCGAGAATTTTTTACCAATCCTTAAGCCAATAAAGTTACTGCTTGAACTAACAAGAAGTACCGCAGAATTTAGAACTACAGAAGCACAACAAGGCTTTTTTCAGGGGAACAGCCCACAAACGTTATCTTTGATTAGAGTTCAAATCGATCACACTCAAGATTGTTACCCGACTATTAGCGGCCATAAAAACAGATATGCTATCCACTTCGTTGATTTCGAAAACCAAAAACATACAGATAAATTAGTTAAATTCAAACTAGCTACTTGTAACTAA
- the yacG gene encoding DNA gyrase inhibitor YacG: protein MPISVKCPICQIDVLWEPQSKFKPFCSERCKMIDLGDWASEKHTIPVKPEFDHETLDTEGFDEGDFFKH, encoded by the coding sequence ATGCCTATTTCTGTAAAATGTCCTATATGCCAAATTGACGTTCTTTGGGAGCCGCAATCGAAATTCAAACCTTTTTGCAGCGAGCGCTGTAAAATGATTGATCTTGGCGATTGGGCAAGTGAGAAACACACTATTCCAGTAAAACCTGAATTTGATCATGAAACTTTAGATACTGAAGGTTTTGATGAAGGTGACTTTTTTAAACACTAA